The window TTATGATGGAATATATGAGTACCTGGAAAACAGTCAGAAGTAGTTATGTCCATGAAAACCCGTGGTATAAGGTGCGACGCGACGAAGTAGTTCGCCCAGACGGCGAGGCAGGAGAGTATTTTGTCGTCGAAGACCAACCAGCGGTGTTTATTGTCCCTGAAAGTGCAGATAAAAAGATTCTATTGGTCAAACTTCACCGGTATCCGACCGACCGAGCAGGGTGGGAGATTCCGGCCGGCTCGGTAGAAGAGAGTGAACCGCCACTGCTGGCCGCGCAGCGTGAGCTACAAGAAGAAACCGGTTATACGGCTGATTCGTGGCACAATATCGGTAGTTTTGCGATTGCAAATGGCATGTCGACGGGCATCGGCGAAACTTTTGTGGCCCGAAGGCTAGTGGTTACCGATCAGCACGAACAAGCAGAAGAAGGCATTACCGACGCTGCTTTCTTTTCAGTGCCCGAAATTATGGAATTAATTACCGATAACCAGCTGGTAGACGGACCATCGATGACCGCGTTATTCAAATATCTAGTCTGGAATAAGCGGCTACAGTCAGAGGTAAACCATGGCTAGCCCGACCGCAACCGCTCCACGAGTAATTGTCTTTGGCACCTACGACGTTAAGGCGTCACCGCGCGTCCAAGTGTTGATAGACGGACTTAAAGCTCACCATATTGAGGTGATCGAATGCAATGTGCCACTTGGCGTCAATACCGCAGCCAGAGTGGCGATGCTTAAGCAGCCTTGGCGTTTGCCGCTACTGGCGTGGCGCTTGCTGTATTCCTGGTCGAAACTGATTTTTAAAGCGCGGCACTTGCCACATGCCGATATGGTATTGGTAGGGCACTTGGGGCTGTTTGATATTCGCCTGGCGCGGATTTTATTCCGTAAGGTGCCGATTGCGCTCGATTATATGATCAGCGGCTTAGGCACAGCCAAAGACCGCGGCGTCAAAAAAGGCCTGAAAACCAAACTGATTGAATGGCTTGATATGTCGGCTTTAAAGCGCTCGAATATTATTATTGTCGATACCGAAGAGCATTTTGAAGCCTTGCCGCGCCAGTACAAACACCGAGGTTTAGTGGTGTATGTTGGTGCGCCACTCGATTGGTTTACTGTGCAAAAAAGCCTCTCGCGCCGCGCAGTGCATACGCCGATAAAAGCTATTTTTTTTGGATTATTTACGCCACTACAGGGGACGCCGACCATCGCCAAGGCTCTGACGCTAGTCACCAAACCGATAGAAGTAACGCTCGTTGGCGGCGGACAAGACGAACCAGAAGTTCGTGCTATACTGGCTAGTGCGCCACGTCACGTCAAGGTAACCTGGCTGCCATGGGTTGAGCGAGAAAAGCTTCCGGCTTTTGTCGCCAGCCACGACATCTGTTTGGGTATTTTTGGCACCACCGAAAAAGCTCAAAAAGTGGTGCCGAACAAGATCTACCAAGGTGCTGCCATGGGTACGGTAATGGTCACCTCTGATACGCCACCACAGCGTCGTCTATTACAAAAAGGCTCGCTGCTGGTGCCACCGGGTGATGCGGAGGCTTTGGCAAATGCCCTCGATTCGTTAGCTGACGACCCAGACATGGTCAGTCGCTTACAGCAGGAAGCCGCAGCGCTAGCGCACAGTTCATTTACCCCAGAAAAAATTATTATCCCATTAGTCAGCCGCATCCAGCGCGACAAATAAAGGAGGTATCCCTTAGCATGATTGCTGTTATTAATGCCGGTGGCTCAGGTTCGCGCCTTTGGCCGCTTTCAACCCCTGAATATCCAAAACATTTGTTAAAGATGAAGGGCGACGAAAGCTTGCTACAAAGCGCTGTTGCCCGAGCCAAAACTTTAGCGCCACTCGATAAATTGTATGTGATTACCGAAGCGGGCCACGCTGAGCACGTTAAGCGGCAGTTACCTGAACTTCCAGATGACGCTTTTATTATTGAACCAGCTCGCCGCGGAACTGCTGGTTGCATGGTGGCCGGGCTAGAATACTTGCAGTCGCGACACGATAACAACGAGCCAATTGCTTTTTTGCACGCTGATCACGCGATTCGGGATATCGAAGGCTTTCAGCGGTCTTTTGAGGCGGCCGCCAAAGCTACTACCGACCACAAGCGCCTGACGCTGATAGGTATTGAACCAACCTACCCGGCTACCGGATTTGGCTATATTGAACGAGACGGCGCCGTCGACGATCATCAATTTGTCCACCAAGTGGTCGCTTTTAAAGAAAAGCCAGAATTTGATATGGCGAAAAGTTACGTTGCCAGTGGCCGCTATTTGTGGAACTGTGGGTATTTTGTGGCTTCGATTGCAACGTTTGTGGCGGCTTTCCGTGAGTTTTCACCGGAGTGGCACGATAACTACCAGCGACTTTTAGCAGCGACTACCCCTGAAGCATACCAACAGGCGTACTTAAGTTTTGAGAATATGGCCATCGATTACGCTCTGCTCGAGCGAACCACAAACCTGCTCGTCGTACCGGCAACCTTCGACTGGGTGGATCTGGGCTCATTTAAAGACGCCCATTCGGCCTCGGAGCGCGACCAGCGGAACAATTTCGTCAAAGGCTTAGTAGAAACCGAAGAAGTCGAAAATGCCTATATCCGTAACGAAGAAGACAAGCCAGTCGCGGTGATCGGCCTCGATAACGTGGTGGTGGTCAATACGCCAAATGGAGTATTGGTGGCCCGCAAAGACATGAGCCAAAAAGTTGGTGATGTCTCAAAGCGTTTTAATAGCTAGCGTTTATTAAGCTGATCGGCGACGATTTTCTGCATTTTACTAATGAACAAGGTTTTATGAAACCGTTTTGCTTTGCGGTGGAGGGTCGCAGGTAGAAACTCCATGGTTTGGAAGCGGGCGATGGCTTGCTTGAGCGACTCAACGGTTTGCTCGTTGAATAGCACCCCACTGACCCCGTCTTCGACGATTTCGGTGGTGCCGCCTTTGTTAAAGCCAATAACAGGGGTGCCGGCAGCCAGGGCTTCAACTTGCACGATGCCAAAATCTTCTTCGGCCGGAAAGATAAAGGCTTCAGCTTTTCCGAGGCCAGCGGCAACTTCTTTGTCTGAAGCGTTGGTAATGAAGGTGATGGTCGGGCCGGCGATTTTCTTAAGCCGCTCGTGTTCGCTACCGTTACCATAAACGGTGAGCGGTAGGGCTAACTCGGTGCAGGCGGCGACCGCTAAATCAACTCGTTTATAGAGCACTTGCCGCCCGACGATCACAAAACCATGGCGATTTTTGTTAAGCGCCTGATTGGTGAAGCGGTCAACTTCGACCGGCGGGTGCACAACTGTGGCGGTGCGCTGGTAATACTTTTTTATGCGACTCTGCACCTCGCTAGAATTAGCGATCATAATGTCCATATTTTGAGCGGCTTTATAGTCGGCTTTCTTGAGTGGTGGCACCAAAAGGGGCATCAGTAACCGAATAAGCCAGTTTAGTTTGCCAAAGCCAGGATTTCGCTTGTATTCGTGATAATGGCTCCAGTAGTAGCGAATTGGGGTATGGCAGTAGCAAATAACCGTTTGCCCGGGGTGCTTTTTGATTTGTTTGCTTTCAGCGCTGGAGCTGACGATTATAATATCGAAGGCACTGAGGTCGAGTGAACGGAAGGCCCATACCCGCAGCACCGGGAAGAACTTATGTACCTTTGTGAGCCAACTTGGCAGCTTTTGTAGCCAGGTGGTGCGAATATCTAAGCCTTTGTAGGCCGGCATGGTGCTGGGTGTATAGACCGAAGTGTAAATTGGGGCATCCGGGAAAGCTTCGTGCAGCGCCAGAACAGTTTTCTCGGCCCCACCCATAGTGGTTAGCCAGTCGTGGACAATTGCAATTTTCGGTTTATTTGGCATTACAGCGCTCCGTCGCGGGTGAAAATTACTTTAATGGTTTTGAACAAAATTTTAATATCCAGCCAAAAGCTCCAGTTTTGGGCATAATACAGCTCGAGCTCAACCCGCTGGTCGAAGGTGAGGTTATTGCGGCCCGATACTTGCCATAACCCGGTAACGCCAGATTTTACGCTATGGAGCAGCGCGCCCTGTTTTTTAAATAAGCTAATTTCTTCAGGCAAAATCGCCCGCGGGCCGACCAGGCTTAAGTCGCCCTTTAGCACATTAAATAACTGAGGTAACTCATCTAACGAGCTGCGGCGCAAAAACCGCCCAAAAGCGGTAATCCGTGGGTCGTTTTTGACTTTCCGGTAGACTTTATACTCTTTTACTAAGTCCGGCCGACCCATTTCTTTAAAAACAGTCAGGGCGTCTTTGTTACCATAGGCAGCGCCCATGCTGCGGAACTTAAACAAGTAAAAGGGTTGCGAATAACGGGTGAGGCGTTTGCTTTTGTAAAAAACTGGCCCAGGGTTAAAAATCTTTTGCAGGAGTATGAGCACTAAAAATACTGGTGAGAGCAAAACTATGACTACCGTTGTCAGCACGATATCAAAAATTCGCTTCACCACTTCGCCCCAGCCGACCAAGGGCGTTTGTGAGACGGAAATCATCGGGTAGCCTAAGAAGACATCCACCGTATTTTTACCAGAGTAAAATTCGCTTTCGCCAGGAATAAAACTGTAGTTTATGTGGCGGGTTTGGGCGGCATCGAGGATTTTTTTGTTTTTTTCAGGGTCCTCAAAAAGATCGGTTTGGATAATTGTGGTTACACCCAAACTATCGACCGATTTCAAGGCGCTTAATACCGATGAAAAGTGCTTGAGCTCGAGCTGTTCGGGCACGATATTCTTCGGCCCGGCAATCGCTACTACTTTAAAGCCAGATTTTTTGGTGTCGCTGATATTCTCGGCGATATCGCGGACGGTTTCGGACGAGCCAATAATGAGCACTCGGCTGATGCCCCAGCCAAAGCGAAACAGTTGCGAGCGCACCCAGTGAAACAGCTGCCGCTCAACCACTAGCAGAATAAAGGAGCCAAACAGAGCGTAGACTGCCACCAGGCGAGCCGGAAATACGGCTTCGTCAATTACAAAAGCGTAGCCGAGGACGATTAAAATGCCGATAAACGAACCAATAAATAGCTTGCCAATCTCGCTTAAGCGCCGCATACGAATTTGGCTACTGTACAACCCTAGGCTAGCAAAAGCGATAATCCACAGCGGTGCCACCACCAGAAAGGTCAGCATAAAATCAATAGCGTAGACTTCATTCACCAGTGGTCGGCTATCAAATTGGGTGCGCAGCACATACGCCAGCATAAAAGCCCCAAACAGGGTAATAACATCAGCCAGAATCAAAAGAATACTATATAGCTTGGCGTTGCGTGAGGGCATATATGGTGATTATAGCATTTATAGCAGATGAGTTGTGGCGGAAATTTAAGAGGACTCAAGGATGAACCATGAGTCCTCGGTGGCGGCTTCTCAGTTAACTCAAAGAAATCTAAGAGGTAGTATCAGAGGAGGTGCATTGTAGACGTCACGCTTTTGACCTTTGCCCCTCCATTTTTGTCGGTCACTACTTCAATGTGAAAACTTACTTCAGCAGCCGGTGTGTTTTCGCGTGCGATCTGCGTGATTGCAGCGGTGATTTTTAGCAGTTCGTCGCAGGGCACCTCCTCTATTGGTAGCTTCGCTCGTCGAGAAATTGTAGACTGATCCATGCCTGATGCTCTCTCGACTTGTCGTTGCGTGACGCCATAAAGCGCCAGTGCGTAGTCGATCGAGTGAATCGGGGAAGTTTTACTCATGACAGCTCCTTAGCTCGGCGTTCGTATTGTACCACTGTCACGAGGAATTGGGTATGGGCTCGTACGCCTCAGCAGCAGTAAGTAGCGAGTCGTGTCATCAAATCCTGACGTCGTTGCTAGCCACGGTTTTCTCGGTAGGAAACAGATGCAGATAATCACATAAATATTGCTTTTGCAATCATGCTATACTTAAAGCTGGCTGAACTCTTCAGCTGAAGTTGTGCATCGACGGAGGCTTCAAATGACAGGACGTGTCATGCTTCATGAAGGTCTTGCGGGAGTGCGGGAGAAGCTGGGAGAAGAGAACTTCCGCTGCCCTGATAACATTTCTGTTTCTAGTAGCTACGCCAATGCACTCAGTGACGTCGTTCTAAAGCTTATCCAAGAGCCTTTTGCACCAGCGAGCAGTTACGTTACTGTTACCCGTCAGAAATATGAAGAGGATATTATCGTGGACGTTCAGCTTCACGGTAAGCTTAGGGGCCTAGGAAACCTGGTTGAGGCACTGAAGCCCTTGAGCAAAGAGTTGAACCGATTCGACCAGATGCTGTTTTTTGCACATAGTCAGCACGGCTACCAGTACTTGATTCGTAACAAGCGGTAGCTCCATCCACCAGTAGTGACCATCGGGTTGCTGCTGGTGGCTTATTTATTTTAGTGATAAAGATTTATTTTGCGGTAAAATCGCGGTATACTGTGCCTCGTGATCATTTACCCGGATGCAGGTTTTGTGAAAACCTTTTCAGCCGAAGCGATCAAAAAGACACGAGGCTTGCCGCTCTATGAGGGTGGGCCGGGAGTAAATTACAAGGATGCTCCACATGCTTTCGCGCTGAACGCCACACTGCTGTATGATCCACGTCGCTCACCACAGGAAGTAGCGGAGCATGGACCCAGCAAGGACGCAGAGATTCTGCTGGTAGAGCGGGCCAGTGGCCACGGTGAAGTAGGCAGCTTCAGCGGTGTTTCTGGCTATATCGACAGGCCGTGGTATGATGACCCCATTGCCTATACCCTGAAGGAAGAGTTTGAAACCGAGTGTGGTTTTACTCGCCATCAGTTCAGGCTGGTGGCATTCTATGCTGGTCAGCCCACCGTCGAAAACCGGACATGGACGCCCGGTGCTAAGATTACCGTGGTGCCGATTCTCGGGCTCTGTACTGTGAAGCCGAAAATTATTGTGAACTAGGAGGAGCTGCTTAGCTACAAGTGGATTAAGTTGACTTCAGTGAAGCATGCTGAGCGTCTTGCTAGGGGTTACTACAACATTACCTTGCCCTCGGCGCTGGCGGCGATTGGCATACGCGGGGAAGCGCTGAAGAATCTACTGGGGTAACGATTACATTAGCCCGAGTAACGCAAGCGTTTTAGTTGCGGTGTGGCGACCAAACCGGAAGTGCACAGCTTCCGGTTTGGTAATAAATGTGCGGCTGTAGATGCCCCAGGCTACTTGTAGGACCGAACTTAGTTGAGGGATAGTGTTGCAGGCACAACCGAAAGGTTTCAGATGTCCGAGTCAAAGGTCGGAGTGATTAAACAGTGCCAGGAGGGTGGTGTGCTTGTGAGCGGGCCAGACCCGCGTACGCAGGTGAAGAGTGTGCGTCAGCTAGTGATTGGCCAGTCTTACATTCTTCATGCTTGCCTGCCCGTAGAGCTTCTCGGGGATGATCCAGATGATGAGATGGAGTACCATCCCGAAGGCCACGAGACGTACCTGACGCTGGCATAATACGCGACCCGGCTAGTCCATGGATTAGCCGGGCGTTTTAAGTATTGTTCTATACGATGAATTCAAGAAGTTAATCCGTCAAGATGTAGGCAAGGAAAGGTTGTGTCGTGGAAGTCACCACTCGACTACAGAAGAGTGTTAAGGACGTGTCGTTCGAGACTGTCGCCGCCGCGGTCAAGTATACCTGCAATATTGGTGGATATATTCGACCAGAGGTAGATAGGTTCCTGCAGGACAACAAGCTCGTTGGCGTTCCTCATCTTTTTATGGCTACACATTCTTGGGGTGGCAGGAATTGGGAGTTTGAGGAAGGTCGCAACCCACTTTTCTTCCAAGAAGAGAAGGATGGTGGTGGCTGGTACATCTTGCGTGCGGAAGATGTCAAGTACGTGTTCTACGAATCGATGACCTCCGGAAGTAGCCTAGAGGCCGAAAAGCAAGGGGATGGGACCTGGCGCCTCAAGTTGGAGGTACCGGTTACCGAGGAGGATGCTCCTTACACCGGGCTCTACTGGCGATCGTTTCATGAAGCACTAGGCATTGTGGCTCAGAAGTCTGCGGCGGCCTAACTCACGGTCACGGCCAAGCTTTTTTAAGAGGCTAACCATCATACGCTGTGCTGGATGCGTAAAAATCCAGCAGAAACCTCAGTACTAAATGGATTGACATTAAGTTTTGAGGTTTGATTAAAAAAGCGTCCTGCCATCACATGGATGACAGGACGGGAGCAAGACTAGCTTGGCTTGCAGGCTTGCTCGAGCGCAGAGCGTATCTGGTTGAGCTTGTCCTTGACAATGTCCTGAAGTGACCGCTGGTCTTTCCAGCAGTCCATCGTTACATGAACGTCAACGACGTCGAGGTCCCCAGATACAGAAGCTTGGGCGCCGAACCCTTTAAGCTTGGAACTAAAAGCCGCAGTAGTATATCTTCGCAGAGCGGCTGCCTCCTCTGGCGTAAGATCAAACGACACAAAAAGCCTCATTACTGCATCTACCGCGATTTTGCTACCTTCAAGCTTAATATGCTGCTTGTTCCGGCCAGTATCGGGATTAAACTCACAGAGTTTAATTTGCATCGTTCACCTCAGATTGAAGTTAAGACAGCAACTGTAGTATAGCGTATGGACTCTGCTGTGCAAAGCCTCGAATATTGCGAAGGTGTATGAAATTGCGAAGGCCGGTGCGATCAGGGTTGATCGCACCGGCCAAGTTGTCAACGGACCGTGATTTGGCTGTTGGCCTCCCGAAGCAGGCTGCGCGCAGGGCCTTGACTAGCATCTGGCCCCTTTCCTCGCGGGTAATCGTGGAATTGAAACTGACAGTCAAGCTACGGTCGTGGACACTAATGGAGGTAACGCCAGAGTCTTCCAGGCGTGCCAGCCGAGCAATCTGCTCGACAATCCCCCAGGGGTCACCATCATTGGGGATGTCGGTAAAGTTGCAAGAAAGGCTGAGGTAGTAATTGGCGCCCTCATTCAACCGCCAGTTGCATTCCAGAACTCCGTGACCCTGAGAAATGCTGAATCTGGCCTGCTTTCCGGCGGGCAAGGTCTTTCTCATGCTAGCGCTCCTAGCGACAATGTGGTCGAATGACTGAAGTACTATAGCATCTATTATTAAATTAGTCAATAAATTCGCACGATCAGCATATCTCACCTCTTATGGTATACTGGCTGTACGTGGCCGATACCCTAAAGTTACCTAGAGTATCTGTGTGTATCGCTAATGTTCAAAATAAGGTTTTATTGAGGTAGCTATGAATCAACCATCCCCGCAGATCAAAAACGCCAAAAGAATGATGCTCATCTTCGCCGCTCTTTCACTTTTTCTCAGCGCGCTATTTGTTATAGAGTATGTTAAC of the Verrucomicrobiia bacterium genome contains:
- a CDS encoding sugar phosphate nucleotidyltransferase; translated protein: MIAVINAGGSGSRLWPLSTPEYPKHLLKMKGDESLLQSAVARAKTLAPLDKLYVITEAGHAEHVKRQLPELPDDAFIIEPARRGTAGCMVAGLEYLQSRHDNNEPIAFLHADHAIRDIEGFQRSFEAAAKATTDHKRLTLIGIEPTYPATGFGYIERDGAVDDHQFVHQVVAFKEKPEFDMAKSYVASGRYLWNCGYFVASIATFVAAFREFSPEWHDNYQRLLAATTPEAYQQAYLSFENMAIDYALLERTTNLLVVPATFDWVDLGSFKDAHSASERDQRNNFVKGLVETEEVENAYIRNEEDKPVAVIGLDNVVVVNTPNGVLVARKDMSQKVGDVSKRFNS
- a CDS encoding sugar transferase, with product MPSRNAKLYSILLILADVITLFGAFMLAYVLRTQFDSRPLVNEVYAIDFMLTFLVVAPLWIIAFASLGLYSSQIRMRRLSEIGKLFIGSFIGILIVLGYAFVIDEAVFPARLVAVYALFGSFILLVVERQLFHWVRSQLFRFGWGISRVLIIGSSETVRDIAENISDTKKSGFKVVAIAGPKNIVPEQLELKHFSSVLSALKSVDSLGVTTIIQTDLFEDPEKNKKILDAAQTRHINYSFIPGESEFYSGKNTVDVFLGYPMISVSQTPLVGWGEVVKRIFDIVLTTVVIVLLSPVFLVLILLQKIFNPGPVFYKSKRLTRYSQPFYLFKFRSMGAAYGNKDALTVFKEMGRPDLVKEYKVYRKVKNDPRITAFGRFLRRSSLDELPQLFNVLKGDLSLVGPRAILPEEISLFKKQGALLHSVKSGVTGLWQVSGRNNLTFDQRVELELYYAQNWSFWLDIKILFKTIKVIFTRDGAL
- a CDS encoding glycosyltransferase, giving the protein MPNKPKIAIVHDWLTTMGGAEKTVLALHEAFPDAPIYTSVYTPSTMPAYKGLDIRTTWLQKLPSWLTKVHKFFPVLRVWAFRSLDLSAFDIIIVSSSAESKQIKKHPGQTVICYCHTPIRYYWSHYHEYKRNPGFGKLNWLIRLLMPLLVPPLKKADYKAAQNMDIMIANSSEVQSRIKKYYQRTATVVHPPVEVDRFTNQALNKNRHGFVIVGRQVLYKRVDLAVAACTELALPLTVYGNGSEHERLKKIAGPTITFITNASDKEVAAGLGKAEAFIFPAEEDFGIVQVEALAAGTPVIGFNKGGTTEIVEDGVSGVLFNEQTVESLKQAIARFQTMEFLPATLHRKAKRFHKTLFISKMQKIVADQLNKR
- a CDS encoding NUDIX hydrolase yields the protein MSTWKTVRSSYVHENPWYKVRRDEVVRPDGEAGEYFVVEDQPAVFIVPESADKKILLVKLHRYPTDRAGWEIPAGSVEESEPPLLAAQRELQEETGYTADSWHNIGSFAIANGMSTGIGETFVARRLVVTDQHEQAEEGITDAAFFSVPEIMELITDNQLVDGPSMTALFKYLVWNKRLQSEVNHG
- a CDS encoding glycosyltransferase codes for the protein MASPTATAPRVIVFGTYDVKASPRVQVLIDGLKAHHIEVIECNVPLGVNTAARVAMLKQPWRLPLLAWRLLYSWSKLIFKARHLPHADMVLVGHLGLFDIRLARILFRKVPIALDYMISGLGTAKDRGVKKGLKTKLIEWLDMSALKRSNIIIVDTEEHFEALPRQYKHRGLVVYVGAPLDWFTVQKSLSRRAVHTPIKAIFFGLFTPLQGTPTIAKALTLVTKPIEVTLVGGGQDEPEVRAILASAPRHVKVTWLPWVEREKLPAFVASHDICLGIFGTTEKAQKVVPNKIYQGAAMGTVMVTSDTPPQRRLLQKGSLLVPPGDAEALANALDSLADDPDMVSRLQQEAAALAHSSFTPEKIIIPLVSRIQRDK